The Macaca mulatta isolate MMU2019108-1 chromosome 19, T2T-MMU8v2.0, whole genome shotgun sequence sequence ccatggtgaaaccccatctctactagaaatacaaaaattagtatagCAAGGTGGTgatcgcctgtaatcccaactacttgggagactgaggcaggagaatcacctgaacttgggaggcgcaggttgcagtgagccaagatcacacgccactgcactccagccttgaagacagaacaagactccatctcaaaaaagaaaaaaaaatcctggctcttattaatccttttaatttttaattttgttccatCAGGCGGACAATTATGGCATTATATTACTGAGAATTTTTCCAGGTAGGAGATATTGgtcatcctcctttttttttttttttttttttttttgagacggagtctcactctgtcgcccaggctggagtgcagtggccggatctcagctcactgcaagctctgcctcccgggtttaagccattctcctgcctcagcctcccgagtagctgggactacaggcgcccaccacctcgcctggctagttttttgtatttttagtagagacggggtttcaccatgttagccaggatggtctcgatctcctgacctcatgatccacccgtctcggcctcccaaagtgctgggattacaggcttgagccaccgcgcccggccctccttttttttttgagacaggatctcaccctgtcTTTAATACAATGGTGGGATCagagcctcaagcgatcctcagcctcctgagtagctggaactacaggtgtgcaccactgcacctggctaatttccttttaaatttttttgtacagtcgaggtctcactatgttgcccagggttgtctcaaactcctggtctcaagcgatcctcctgccttggccttccaaagtgctgggattgcaggtgtgagccacctctccctgcctcttCATCCTCTTATAagcttatttctttgtatttccctTGCTATTTACTCCTTGTCTCTTTCTGGTTAGGTATTCATCTTATTTATGAactctttttgtgtattttttctaggttttgatcttttttcttctgttatatgCATTAACAAGAAAATTACTTTCAACCTGTTGATTGACATGTATTTTCATGGTGATATGTTTTAGAAAGTAATATTTCTTAATAAGATGAATCATATTGCTAAAAGTAGTAATGATGAATTTCCATGCATTACTGTTTTACTGtaacaattttaatatattgatgGATTTTGTTTGCtgcttttcataaaattttgCAGTTCTATGAATTGAGacattttcctttagttttctggcttttttttgttctgttatgGTATATTTGGTTATCAAGATTATACTAGGATTTGTGCTACTAATGTAAGAAGTTAAGAAGCTCCTAACACATTCTGCTCTCTGGAAAAGTTGATTATAATCACCTCATTGaaggtttgttttatttctctcttagaGCATTCAGAACAGATTTCCTATTTGGGAATTAACCTTAGGTTTCTTCTGAGGTTGttgttttatttagcatttatactgcttgttaaatatatttgctttctctATATATTCCCTGAAAATTATgttcttcatttcatttacttctgtttTTTCTGTATTATCTGCTTTCCACtttctctggttttgttttgctgctgCATATCTGAGACATAGATAGTTCAGTGTTAAGAgcatggggctgggcgtggtggctcacacctctaatcccagcactttgggaggctgagatgggtggatcacctgaggtcaggagttcaagaccagcctgacgaacttggtgaaaccccatctctactaaacaggaaaaattagccgggcgtggtggctcatgcctataatcccagctacttgggaggctgaggcaggagaatcacttgaacccgggaggcagaggttgcagtgagctgagatagtgccattgcactccagcctgggcaacaagatcaaaactttgtcaaaaaaaaaaaaaaaaaaaaaaaaaagcatggggtCTGGAAACTTGCTCTCAGTTTGTTGTACTAGATTGTTTAGTAGTTGGTCTGCCTTTTACTAGACATGCTGTTCTCTGTACCTCAGTGTCCTCATGCATGCATCTGAGTCAAATTCTATGTTGACTCTGTATATAATAGATCTGATGCATCCTTATAAACTGCACCAGCTGggtcctggggtggggtggggccctGAAATGGGATCTCTGCTCcacttggtctttttttttttttttttttttcgagagagtcttcctctgtcaggctggagtgcagtggcactatctctgcttactgcaacctctgcctcccaagacaggttcaagcgattctcctgtctcagcctcctgagtggctgggattacaggcatgtgccagcacgcccagctaattgttgtatttttaatagagacagggtttcactatgttggccaggctggtctcgaactcctgacatcaggtgatccacctgcctcggcctcccaaagcgctgggattatagacgtgagccactgtgcccggcctccactTGCTCTTATACTCCAGCAGGTCACAGGCTCACAAAGTCATAGCAGTCACAATGGTCCGAGAAAATGAACAGAGGTGTGCATTCTGTCAGCTAAAACAAGTCACAATGCCAGCATAGAttcaagaaatggaaaacagTCTTCAGCTTTTGTTGAAATAAGGGGCTACAACATCACATTGTCAAGAGTGAAGGATTTGGTCACTTCTGCCATCTCCCACAGAAAGTAATTCTTGAGCTATCATATGTGGTCTATATTTTCTTGTTCATATTAGTTTCTCAGTGCTTTTTAATGTGTGATTGaaaactgtattagtttcctcgggctgctgtaacaaagtaccagaaACTGAGTAGCTTCAAACAACAGAGattaattatctcacagttctggagaatagaaatctgaaatcaagctGTCAGCAGGGCCGTGCTCTCTCAAAAGCTCTAGAGAAgaattcttcctttcctcttcctacCCTCGGTTTCctgcaatctttggcattccctGGCTTGTATCACTCCCGTttttcctccatcttcacatgtCAGTCTtccttctgggtgtgtctgtgcgcaaattttctcctcctttttagGATACGAATCATTGCATTAAGGCCCACCCTAATCTAGTGTGgtctcatcttaacttgattatatctgcaaagatcctGTTGGTCAATAAAGTCACGTTCATAGATTCTGGGGGTGAGGACTTGAACATATTTTTGGGATGGGGgcacacaattcaacccacaacaaAAGCCATGCATTTTTTCTGGTCTTTgtgatataaaaattatgtatatatgtatatttatagcattttatattttaaaacctttgtatcgccgggcgcggtggctcacgcctgtaatcccagcactttgggaggccgaggcgggcggatcacaaggtcaggagatcgagaccacggtgaaaccccgtctctactaaaaatacaaaaaaaaattagccgggcgcggttgtgggcgcctgtagtcccagctactcgggaggctgaggcaggagaatggcgtgaacccgggaggcggagcttgcagtgagccgagatcgcgccactgcactccagcctgggcgacagagcaagactccgtctcaaaaaaaaaaaaaaaaacctttgtatcttttcatttaatgTCACTGGCTCTGTCACTTTCTTAACGCAAATGATGTTCTTCATCACATTTGATCCCTGATCTACGTGAGTGCATGTCCATTCTTAAAAATCCCATCCACCCAAATGGCATACTATTTGGTATCTGTTTCTTTCCCTGCAGGTCATATATAATGGATAGTTCTCCACATCATTACATAACCAAATCATTTGCAATGCCTGCCTGGGATTCTTCAGTTTTTAGGGACTTTACCACCTTGTCCCCCAGTGGGCTTAACACTTTCCATTTCAGCGTATCCAATGTAGACCTGCTGACGTTCTTTCATTATTCTGTTTCATAGACTAAATTTGCCAAGGCTCACGTGTTCTATTATTCTGTTTATAAAAACTATCCAGACTGGGTAAATCTATGGAGATAGAGTGGAGATCTCTATGGAGCTGTGACCTAGGGCTGCGGTTGTGGTTGGGGGTTTGGGTTGGGGCCCGGAGACAGAATAAGAAATGACTAATGTTACAGGGATTTTCTTACGGGGTGGATGAAAATGTCATAAATCATCTTGCGATTTAAAATGGACTGTGCACAATTATGAATGCACTAAAGGCGATACAATTCATCACCTTAATTGGGTGAATCTTATCCACGGCATCCACATGGAGACAGCAGCAGACACAGGGAAAGAAGATGAGTAAATGTCTGAAATGGAGGCCGAAAGAGAGACAAGGAGAAGGCCTGTGAATGGAAGACACCGACTGCAGGGAAAACGGTCATATGTATACATCAGGGATCTGAGAACAGGGGTTCACACCGACAGTGTCACTGCCAGGAAGACAGGTCAAGCTGGCGATGTCGCTGGTGGCGTTTCCCACAGGAACGCAGATAGGCTGGGGGTTCGCGCTGGCATGGGCGCCGGCAGCCATGTCGGCAGGAAGGAGCGTCCCGCTGCACAGCTGAGGGGTAAGATAACCTGGCTGGTGATGTCGGCCATCAGAGTGGCCTCTCCTGCCAGCAAGTGTGTGATAGTAGCAAGTAGAAGGAGAGGTCTGTGTGTGAGGCCAGAACGCGGGAGGGGCTCTTCTGCGGCTGGGTGTGGGGCCCTGAGCAGGAATGTGGAGTAATGGCCGGATAACTGCATCACATTGGCCAGGAGGCTGGCAAGGACTTCGAGCTGAATGATGATAACGGGGAGTGACTGTGAGGCTCTGGGAGGGTCTGAGTGTAAAAGAAGATGGGTGTGGGGCCCCTGGGGAGTATGTGGGAGCTGTTGCTGTGTAGATGGAAGTCGTTGGGGAAGAATCTGGTTAGCTCTGTGAATTTCTAGGGATCTCCTCAGTGCTGGGGGCTGACTCTTGCAGAAAACTGGGGATGGTTGGAGAGTAGCTGGGAGACATGGAAGAGACCCTAAGGAATGGCAGTACAAAGGTCAGAGAGGTGGgggaggagcacagggaggtCTGTGAGTTTCTAGGAGACTCCTGTTTATTAGGGGCTGGCCCCAGGAGAAATCTGGGAATGGTTGGAGAGGAGCTGGGGGACACTGGAGAACCTCTAAGGGATGGGGATGCAAAGATGGGAGATATGGCCGAGGAGCACAGGGAGGTCTGGGGGTTGCTAGGTGATTCCTGGGCATGAGAGGCTGACTCCAAGAGAAATCTGTGGATGACTGGAGGGGAGCTGGGAGACACAGGAGAGTCCCTGAGGGCCGCAGGTGAGGAAATGGGAGACATGATGGAGGAAGGCCCTGAGATCTGTTGAGTTTGTCGGTGACCCCCGGGTGTGGGGGGCTGAGTGTTGCAGAAATCTTGGAATGATGGGAGAGTAACCGGGACACACACGAGAGTAGCTGAGGGCCTGGAGTAAAGAGTTGGGAGACATGGGGAGGGAGCCCTCTGAGGACCCTGAGTTTCCAGGTGTTTCCTGGGTGTGGGCGGCTGACTGGTGGAGAAAGGTGGGGAGGTCTGGAGAGACTGGGAGACATGGGAGTGTCCCCGAGAGCTGGGGGTGAAGAGATGGGACACATAGGGGAGGAGTGCAGGGAGGACTCTGGGTGTTACCTGGGTGTGCAGGCATGAATGTTGTAGAAATCTGGGGCCGGTTGGAGAGGAGCTAGGAGAAACCAGAGAGTCTCTGGGGGATGGGACTAAAGACATGGGAGACATGTgggaggagcacagggaggtCTCTGAGTTTGTCAGTGATTCCTGCATGTGAGGGGCTGACCCCGATAGAAATCTGGCGACGGTGGGAGAGGAGCTGGGAGACACAGGAGAGTCCCTGGGGGTTGCAGGTGAAGAGATGGGAGACATGATGGAAGAGAGGCCTGAGATGTGTGAGTCTGTAGGCGATTCCTGGGTTTGGGGAGCTGTCAGAGTAAGCTTGGGATGATGGCAGAGTAGCTGGGAGACACAGGAGAGTATCCAAGGGCCTggaagtgtgagccaccgcacctggccaacatacGCTATTTCTTGATGTGAGCCATCAAACGTTTGCAGGACATTTTCCCTGATGGCCTCAGACTGCCCCAAGTTTTCCCATCTTTCTTGCTTATAGTTCTCAAGAATAATTGTAGGGCTGCTAAAGTCTTTGGACAAGCCTTGTACTCACTCATTTTCGTGTATTCACTTTGCATAAGAAGTTCTTCCTGGAACAGCCATACTTCAGGCTCTTATAGTTCTTACTGTTGATGTATAGAAGTATTTAAGCATTAACTCCTTCCTACTCAACAGTGAAGTCAGCTACAGGGCTGCTCACTATGCAgtctagcatttgttattgtgCCATGGAGGTGACTGCTTCATGCAAATGTTTTTCTCCTGGTCATTCTCAGCCTTTTCTAGTTCTTGGAGATAGAATGACTCCAGGACAGATAATGTAGTTTGTTCTCCTAATTGTGAAGGATCTCAGTCAGTAGTTAAGGGCTGTCCACCTCACTTCAGAGAAATGTACCTGCTGAGGACATCTACTTCCTCCCACACTCCTGCTCAGTTGTTACTGATTTTGCAGTGTTTCCAccttattttgtgattttatcttTCACTTTATGCCTAGGTTTGACAAAATTAAATATGCTTCTATTGATATTTTTGAGATTTCAGCTAGGAGGGGGAAATCTAGACTTTTTGAAGCTGTTTTTAGAGacatcttttatatttaaaaaatttaatggaTTTTATACATAATCAATGCCATCTATTCTGTATGTCTCATTTAATGTACTTGGTAAATCCTGTTAATCTTACCTTAGGCCCATAGAACTTTATcttgaaaaataagtatttttccaatctgttgaTAAAAGTTGCACATGGACTCAATTTCACTTGAGAAGCCTGTGAGACAGTTCACAGCACTGATTACCAACTTAGATCTGAGTTCATCAAAACAGAACACACATGCGACAAGTTACATGAGATGGGTTTCCTACTTACAGGCAGCAAGGGGCATCAGAATCCTAAAAGTCATTGTGAGCTGGTCCCCCAAGGCTTGGGAAAGCTGCCTAGGGTGGATGGATGTGCAAAAGCACCAATTAAAAATACTGACAATGacacatattatttaaaaataaacagaaaagataGGAAGCAGCAGTAATTCTGAAGACTTCCTCCTAGACAACTGAAACGAAGACAAAAGCAATTAAGCATTATGAAAGGTAGAATGTGGGGCTACAACACTTGTCAAACAGTTTCAAAGAGAATGCAAAGAAAAGCAATAGAAGACTGAAGAGGTCACTGCTGAGAAAGCTACATAACCTAGAAATTATACCAAGTTCCTGCTATTAAAAACATACCTGAAAGaaagagtatttttttctattctgagtAGAAAAAAATCCATAGCTTGGATTACTCTATAAAGAAATAATGGATTATTCAAAAAGATTCTCTTTGGCATTaaataccagaagaaaatatattttcaaaatgatgtAGGAAAATCATTGTTAGCTAAAATTGTCTTCCTGAGCCAAGTTACCATTCAAGAGTCCATGACCACTGAGGACACTTTCAGGCAGGCACAGAAGTGAGCACacaaggaagacaggaaaaaaaaaaaaacaacaaacaatgtTAAATAGAATCCCCCTAGAAGAATACAACTCTTGACTCTATTTTGCTTTGTATTATGTTAAGCTTTTACATATTTccatttgttagtttttgttgctgtttctgTTGGTGTTCATTTATGTTATTGTTTCCATAACATCACCATGGGTCCTCATGTTTATTTGCCTTTCTCCTTTGATAAAGAAGTCATTTAAAGCTATCacctttctattttattctgagaactgctttttctgtatctcacGGGTTTGGGCATTAAGTGTTCTGATGTAGTACTTCCAAGGCGGTGTTAAAGTTCAGTTTTGATTTACCCTTTTAAAAAACTGGTTTAAGGAAAGCATTTCTTACCATCCAGGTATTGAAAACATTTTGGCAccttttatttacaatttttctgCAATAGGGTTAAATCTGGCCTATACAATCTCTATAAATTTTTCTATGGTATAGTTTGATTTTTGTGAATTTTACACAGCAAAAAGTGTTTAGTCATAAAatgttatgtatatattcatgtgtCATATGTAACTAAAATCTAGTTATTGATCCTTTTTAACCCTAAACTTTAGGCCCAAGAGTTTAATTACAAATTTTTGGCCTGTTGATGCCTTATTTTTCATTCACCACTTTTTAATTATAATATCTTTTCTGCAAAGCAAAATTATTGAGCAAATGATAGAAATTACTCTgacatttttaattattgaaacTGTCTTGGCCACCATAAATCACCATCCACTTATCCCTCAGTATATTTGGGGAATTGGTGCCAGAAACCCCTGTACACCTAAATCCATGCATACTCAAGTCCCACAGTTGGCCCTGTGTAAGCATGTATATAAAAAGTTGGCCCTCCatagggtgcagtggctcatgcctataatcctagcactttgggaggccaaggcaggcagatcatctgaggttgggagttcgagaccagcctgaccatcatggagaaaccccgtctctactaaaaatacaaaattagccaggaatggtggtgcatgcctgtaatcccagctactcgggagtctgaagcaggagaattgcttgaaactggagGTGGAGACTGTGcagagccgagatcgtaccattgcactccagcctgggcaagaagagtgaaactctgtctcaaaaaaaaaaaaaaaaaaaaagttggccctCCATATACTTGAGTTTTGGATCCTGCAAAAACTGTATTTTTGATCAGTGTTTGATTGAAAACCAATCCCCATATATGAGAATCCACACACTTCAAATACGTATTTGGTTTTATCTATAacttgtattttatattataaattatagaaaatataatttgtattatatataactatatataatatataaattataatttatctatACATCATAGGAAAGAAGCCAGTATAGGTCCCTAGCCTATTAGGGCTTTTTACAGTTTTATGTGCCCTTTCCAGGAGCCAATGTATGAATACTTGCTGTTCCCCTACCTGCACATTCATGAACTGACTAGAAATTCTCCTGGGATCGGGAGGCAGTTTTCTAGACATCAGCAACTGTTTTTCCAGACCTGGCACTGCCAGGTGTGCAACAATCTCTGGATTAATCCTCATAGAGATGGCTCCACTTAGGGTCATCTCGTAGGGACAGAATTTTACTAAGGATAACCCCATCAGTTACCCTTTAAGTTTTCCTTCCTGTCCCAAGGGTATCAACCTCTATTATCTGATCTCTCAGTTCAACTTTGAGCTTATTACCTTTCTGGGATCAGAGGCTTCAATATATGGTAATCCACAGGATTCAAGTTCATGATTCAGGGAAAAGGTCAGAAAGATATGTTAATCAAATCTTAAATATCAAAGAGTAACTAAAACCTTGCCTCATTAAAGCATTCTTGCAAGCATAATTTAGATGGTCAGCACTGAGTCAGGGAAGCACCCTTCTATTCAGAGTACTCTCACATCAGGGAACATATCCCAGAGGAAAGAGACAATACTACATGAGaagaacaaaaacatgaaaacagaGCTCCTTAATATTGCTTTGCATATATGAAAACAAGCCCACTTGCCCTCTATAGTTCCCACACATTCTCAATTCTTCATAGGAAACCATTTCTGGCCAAAATTTCTAGTTACCTATTTCCAGGgatctattttattttcagtgaggAATGTTCCTAGGAATCTATGTCCTAAATAGTAATCTGCTCATGCTAATCCAAACATAAACCTCATTATCCTGAGGGATCTTTTGCTATTTGGTTGCTTAGTCTTTCCTAAATAGTCAAAGAAGGAAATCTTtggatttcatttttgtttttgaataagTTTTACTCGTTATATCATTTATCATAGCACAACAGCATACGTTCCAAAAAGGCCAAACATAAACCAAAAAACTGAATAGATATATCCATAATCCCTTTCTATTCTAATccatacacaaatattttatcataatgGTTATATAAGTCaatattatttctatattatttttccacatttttcactATGTATCGTAGACACATTCCTAAAATTTACAAAATCTTCACATAAAACAGCAAGTGCTGTAAGGAACAGATTACAAGCTATCTCATTGGAAGATCATGTAGTAAAATTAAGCACTAAAATATGGTTTTCCAGCCTAAGTTTAAACACTACAGCAACCTTTCAATCTTCGCAGTAAGTCCATTAGTGTTAGTATTCCATTTACTCTTTATGGAAAAAGGTCTAACACACTGGCAGCTGGCTTTGGCATATGATTTTCTCTGATTCAGGTCAGAGTGCTTTCTGCAAGGAAAAGtgccaatatttattattttcgtAGGAATATGTCATAAGAATCAAGTTTAATGTTGTATATGGAATTGCTAGGTTGAAAAGTCATTCATagattttccccctttcttttccAGAACAAATTTCAGACGCACAATTAACAGAGGACTGGAAGTTTTCTCACATATATTGTTTTTTACAGTAGTTCTTCCCACAACATGTACTaccttaaaataaactttttaaaagaataaaagggaatAAATCCAGCTGACTTAGAAACTAGTTACATTCATAGAGTTTCTCTTCAGTATGAGTTGCCTGATGCCTGATAAGTTTATAGCTATTAATGAAAGCTTTTCCACACTGAATACATGTaaagggtttctctccagtgtgagttctttGATGCACAATAAGTCGAGCACTCAAGCTAAATGTTTTTCCACACTGATTACATTCAAacggtttctctccagtatgagttctCTGATGTTGAGTAAGGCATGAACTCTGTCTGAAGGACTTCCCACATTGACTGCATTCATAGGGCTTTTCTCCAGTATGAGTTCTCTGATGTACAACAAGAACATAACTCTGGCTGAAGGATTTCCCACACTGATTACATTCATATGGTTTTTCcccagtgtgaattctctgatgcaTAATGAGGTGAGAACTGCGGTTAAAAGATTTTCCACATTCACTACATTCAtacggtttctctccagtgtgtgtTCTTTGATGTGCAACAAGCTGAGAGCTCCAGCTGAAGGATTTCCCACACTGATTACATTCAaagggtttttctcctgtgtgagttctctgatgagCAACAAGTTTATAACTTTGACTGAAGGATTTCCCACACTGATTGCATTCATAGggcttttctccagtatgaattctttgatGTGCAATAAGTTTATAGCTCTGGATAAATGATTTCCCACACTGATTACATTCATAGGGCTTCTCTCCGGTATGTGTTCTTTGATGTGCAATAAGTTTATAGCTCTGCCTGAATGACTTTCCACATTGATTGCATTcataaggcttctctccagtatgagttctTTGATGCACAACAAGGACATAACTCTGGCTAAAGGATTTCCCACACTGATTACACCtgtaaggcttctctccagtatgagttctCTGATGGGAAACAAGGTGTGAACTCCGGCCGAAGGATTTTCCACATTCACtacattcataaggtttctccCCTGTATGAGTTCTCTGATGTGCAACAAGATGAGAGCTCCAGCTGAAGGATTTCCCACACTGATTACATTCAAAAGGTTTCTCTTCAGAATTATTTCTCATGCTTTGAGTAACGGAGGAACTCTGAGAGGTTTTACTACACTTATATTGACTCTCTTCAAAAGGAATTCTCTGTTGTTCATTATGGGATATGTTGGGGTTCAAAACTTGCCCACATTCTTTAAAATCAAAGGTTTTTCCTCCTCCATGAATTTTTTCATGTATATGTAGGGGTGTACCATGGCAAAAAGATTGAATACTGTCACTAAATCCATAGGATTTGTCTTTTGTTTGAGTTCTTGTAAACTGAATAAGGTGAATGCTCTCAGGGGGTTTTCCACATTCATTATTTTCATATAGAGTCTCATTCTCATTAATCTTCTGATGACTGTTTACAGCAGAATTAAGATGCCATTTTTTAGCATGTGATACATGTTTATGAAAATGGTTTCTTATGGATATAATTGGGGACGAAAATAGACTGGAATTCAGACCACTCTTCTCCCCAGGTTCATCACTTTTGCAGACTCTCTCATGAATAACTGCATTCCTTTGAGTGAATGCCACTTCCTGCAAAAGTATCTCTTGTTTTTCCTG is a genomic window containing:
- the ZNF180 gene encoding zinc finger protein 180 isoform X1, whose amino-acid sequence is MRACAESRREAGRGAQDVSTLLCLEESMAEQDEKPPEPPKACAQDSFLPQEIIIKVEGEDTGSLTIPSQEGVNFKIVTVDFTQEEQGTWNPAQRTLDRDVILENHRDLVSWDLTTAVGKKDPTSKQSIFDEEPANGVKIERLTRDDPWLSSCEEVGDYKDQLEKQQEKQEILLQEVAFTQRNAVIHERVCKSDEPGEKSGLNSSLFSSPIISIRNHFHKHVSHAKKWHLNSAVNSHQKINENETLYENNECGKPPESIHLIQFTRTQTKDKSYGFSDSIQSFCHGTPLHIHEKIHGGGKTFDFKECGQVLNPNISHNEQQRIPFEESQYKCSKTSQSSSVTQSMRNNSEEKPFECNQCGKSFSWSSHLVAHQRTHTGEKPYECSECGKSFGRSSHLVSHQRTHTGEKPYRCNQCGKSFSQSYVLVVHQRTHTGEKPYECNQCGKSFRQSYKLIAHQRTHTGEKPYECNQCGKSFIQSYKLIAHQRIHTGEKPYECNQCGKSFSQSYKLVAHQRTHTGEKPFECNQCGKSFSWSSQLVAHQRTHTGEKPYECSECGKSFNRSSHLIMHQRIHTGEKPYECNQCGKSFSQSYVLVVHQRTHTGEKPYECSQCGKSFRQSSCLTQHQRTHTGEKPFECNQCGKTFSLSARLIVHQRTHTGEKPFTCIQCGKAFINSYKLIRHQATHTEEKLYECN